A section of the Bradyrhizobium oligotrophicum S58 genome encodes:
- a CDS encoding efflux RND transporter permease subunit, which yields MNLSKFFIDRPIFAGVLSTLIFLSGLIALFAMPISEYPDVVPPSVVVRATYPGANPKVIAETVATPIEEQINGVENMLYMSSQATTDGALTLTVTFKLGTDPDKATQLVQNRVQQAEPRLPNVVRQLGIVTKKSSPDLTMVVHLISPNGRYDTTYLRNYAVLNVKDRLARIDGVGDVQLFGAGDYSMRVWVDPQKAAEHGLSASDIVKAIQAQNVEAAAGVVGASPSVKGLDLQLSVNAEGRLSNEDQFADIVVKTGTHGEVTRLRDVARIELGASEYGLRSLLDNKQAVAIPIFQAPGSNALQISDNVRATMAEIKKTMPEGVEYHIVYDPTQFVRSSIEAVVHTLFEAIVLVVIVVILFLQTWRASIIPLLAVPVSIVGTFAVMHLFGFSINALSLFGLVLAIGIVVDDAIVVVENVERNIESGLSPRDATYQAMREVSGPIIAIALVLVAVFVPLAFISGLTGQFYKQFALTIAISTVISAVNSLTLSPALSALLLKGHHAPKDRLTRILDRSLGWFFRGFNRAFVRASDNYSGSVSRVITAKAGVMILYVLLVGATAVLFKQVPGGFVPGQDKQYLVGFARLPDGATLDRSEEVIRKMSDIALTQPGVESSIAFPGLSISGFTNSSNAGIVFSGLKPFDERKDPSLSGGALAMELNKKYAGIQDAFIAMFPPPPVNGLGTIGGFKLQIEDRAGLGYDALNDVTKAFMGALQKSPEIAGAFSSFQVNVPQLFADIDRTKALQLGVPVTEVFNTLQIYLGSYYVNDFNKFGRTYSVRVQADAPFRARADDIRQLKVRAASGDMVPLSALLTVRQSAGPERAIRYNGFLSSDINAAAAPGFSSGQAQAAAERVAAEVLPPGFAFEWTDLTYQEFIAGNSGLWVFPLAIVLVFLVLAALYESLTLPLAILMIVPMALLAAMFGVYLSKGDNNIFTQIGLIVLVGLSAKNAILIVEFARELEFAGRTPLRAAIEASRLRLRPILMTSMAFIMGVLPLVLSTGAGSEMRRAMGVAVFSGMIGVTVFGLFLTPVFYVLLRTLTGMKPLTQHGGHGTVAAQPAE from the coding sequence ATGAATCTCTCGAAATTCTTCATCGACCGGCCGATCTTCGCAGGCGTGCTGTCGACGCTCATCTTCCTCTCCGGCCTGATCGCGCTGTTTGCGATGCCGATCTCGGAATATCCCGACGTGGTGCCGCCCTCGGTGGTGGTGCGCGCGACCTATCCCGGCGCCAATCCGAAGGTGATCGCAGAGACGGTGGCGACGCCGATCGAGGAGCAGATCAACGGCGTCGAGAACATGCTCTATATGAGCAGCCAGGCGACCACCGACGGCGCGCTGACCCTGACCGTGACCTTCAAGCTCGGCACCGATCCGGACAAGGCCACGCAGCTGGTGCAGAACCGGGTGCAGCAGGCCGAGCCGCGGCTGCCCAACGTCGTGCGCCAGCTCGGCATCGTCACCAAGAAGAGCTCGCCCGACCTCACCATGGTCGTGCACCTGATCTCGCCCAACGGCCGCTACGACACGACTTACCTGCGCAACTACGCGGTGCTCAACGTCAAGGACCGGCTGGCGCGCATCGATGGCGTCGGCGACGTGCAGCTGTTCGGCGCCGGCGACTATTCGATGCGGGTGTGGGTCGATCCGCAGAAGGCGGCCGAGCACGGCCTGTCGGCGAGCGACATCGTCAAGGCGATCCAGGCCCAGAACGTCGAGGCCGCGGCCGGCGTGGTCGGCGCGTCGCCGAGCGTCAAGGGGCTCGATCTGCAGCTCTCGGTCAATGCCGAGGGCCGGCTTTCCAACGAGGACCAGTTCGCCGACATCGTCGTGAAGACCGGAACACATGGCGAGGTCACGCGGCTGCGCGACGTCGCCCGCATCGAGCTCGGCGCGTCTGAGTATGGCCTGCGCTCGCTGCTCGACAACAAGCAGGCGGTGGCGATCCCGATCTTCCAGGCACCCGGCTCCAACGCGCTGCAGATCTCCGACAATGTCCGCGCCACCATGGCCGAGATCAAGAAGACGATGCCGGAAGGCGTCGAGTATCACATCGTCTACGATCCGACCCAGTTCGTGCGCTCCTCGATCGAGGCCGTCGTGCACACGCTGTTCGAGGCCATCGTGCTGGTCGTGATCGTGGTGATCCTGTTCCTGCAGACCTGGCGCGCCTCGATCATCCCGCTTCTGGCGGTGCCCGTATCGATCGTCGGCACCTTCGCGGTGATGCATCTGTTCGGCTTCTCGATCAACGCGCTCAGCCTGTTCGGCCTGGTGCTCGCGATCGGCATCGTCGTCGACGACGCCATCGTCGTGGTCGAGAATGTCGAGCGCAACATCGAGAGCGGATTGTCGCCGCGCGACGCCACCTACCAGGCGATGCGCGAGGTGTCGGGCCCGATCATCGCGATCGCACTGGTGCTGGTCGCCGTGTTCGTGCCGCTCGCCTTCATCTCCGGCCTCACCGGGCAGTTCTACAAGCAGTTCGCGCTGACGATCGCGATCTCCACGGTGATCTCGGCGGTCAACTCGCTCACCCTGTCGCCGGCGCTGTCGGCGCTGCTGCTCAAGGGCCATCACGCGCCGAAGGACCGCCTCACGCGGATTCTCGATCGTTCGCTCGGCTGGTTCTTCCGCGGCTTCAACCGCGCCTTCGTGCGCGCCTCCGACAATTACAGCGGCAGCGTCTCCCGGGTCATCACGGCCAAGGCCGGCGTGATGATCCTCTATGTCCTGCTGGTCGGTGCCACCGCTGTCCTGTTCAAGCAGGTGCCGGGCGGCTTCGTGCCGGGCCAGGACAAGCAGTACCTGGTCGGCTTCGCGCGACTGCCTGACGGCGCGACGCTCGACCGCTCCGAGGAGGTGATCCGCAAGATGAGCGACATCGCGCTGACCCAGCCCGGCGTCGAAAGCTCGATCGCGTTTCCGGGCCTGTCGATCTCCGGCTTCACCAACTCCTCAAATGCCGGCATCGTCTTCTCCGGCCTGAAGCCGTTCGACGAGCGCAAGGATCCGTCGCTGTCGGGCGGTGCGCTGGCGATGGAGCTCAACAAGAAATATGCCGGCATCCAAGATGCCTTCATCGCGATGTTCCCGCCGCCGCCGGTCAACGGTCTCGGCACGATCGGCGGCTTCAAGCTGCAGATCGAGGACCGCGCCGGGCTCGGCTACGACGCGCTGAACGACGTCACCAAAGCGTTCATGGGCGCCCTGCAGAAGTCACCGGAGATCGCCGGCGCGTTCTCGAGCTTCCAGGTCAACGTGCCGCAGCTGTTCGCCGACATCGACCGCACCAAGGCGCTGCAGCTCGGCGTTCCCGTCACCGAAGTGTTCAACACGCTGCAGATCTATCTCGGCTCGTACTATGTGAACGACTTCAACAAGTTCGGCCGCACCTATTCGGTGCGCGTGCAGGCCGACGCGCCGTTCCGGGCCCGGGCCGACGACATCCGCCAGCTCAAGGTCCGCGCGGCCTCCGGCGACATGGTGCCGCTGTCGGCGCTGCTGACGGTCCGGCAAAGCGCCGGCCCCGAACGCGCCATCCGCTATAATGGCTTCCTGTCGTCGGACATCAACGCCGCCGCCGCACCCGGCTTCTCGTCGGGCCAGGCGCAGGCCGCCGCCGAGCGGGTCGCAGCAGAGGTGCTGCCGCCGGGCTTCGCCTTCGAATGGACCGACCTGACCTATCAGGAGTTCATCGCCGGCAACTCCGGCCTGTGGGTGTTTCCGCTCGCGATCGTCCTGGTGTTCCTGGTGCTGGCAGCACTCTATGAGAGCCTGACCCTGCCGCTCGCGATCCTGATGATCGTGCCGATGGCGCTCTTGGCGGCGATGTTCGGCGTCTACCTCTCGAAGGGCGACAACAACATCTTCACCCAGATCGGCCTGATCGTGCTCGTCGGGCTGTCGGCCAAGAACGCGATCCTGATCGTCGAGTTCGCGCGCGAGCTCGAATTCGCCGGGCGCACGCCGCTGCGCGCCGCGATCGAGGCGAGCCGTCTCAGGTTGCGGCCGATCCTGATGACGTCGATGGCATTCATCATGGGCGTGCTGCCGCTGGTGCTCTCGACCGGCGCCGGCTCGGAGATGCGGCGCGCCATGGGCGTGGCGGTGTTCTCCGGCATGATCGGAGTCACCGTGTTCGGCCTGTTCCTGACGCCGGTGTTCTACGTGCTGCTGCGGACGCTCACCGGCATGAAGCCCCTCACCCAGCACGGCGGCCACGGCACCGTGGCCGCCCAACCCGCGGAGTAG
- a CDS encoding ABC transporter substrate-binding protein, which translates to MAAAAVLSLAVSAQARDLTVVSWGGNYQDAQRKIYFQPFAAKLGATVLDESWDGGYGVLQAKVKAGVPNWDAVQVEAEELELGCSDGIYEKIDWSKLGGKDGFIPAGVSDCGVGAIVWSTGMAFDGDKIKDGPKTWADFWDTAKFPGKRGLRKGAKYTLEFALMADGVPAAEVYKVLKTPEGVERAFKKLDALKADIVWWEAGAQPLQLLSSGQVAMTSVYNGRISAINRTEGKHFGFVFPGSIYAVDSWVVLKGSPNKDAAMNFIAFASQAENQAKLPEYIAYGLPSIAAAKLVPEKYAGELPTTPDNLKQAIALDVGFWTDNSEALSKRFNAWLAR; encoded by the coding sequence ATGGCGGCCGCAGCCGTGCTGAGCCTCGCCGTATCGGCGCAGGCGCGCGACCTCACCGTGGTGTCCTGGGGCGGCAACTATCAGGACGCGCAGCGCAAGATCTACTTCCAGCCGTTCGCGGCCAAGCTCGGCGCCACCGTGCTCGACGAGAGCTGGGACGGCGGCTATGGCGTGCTGCAGGCCAAGGTCAAGGCGGGCGTACCGAACTGGGATGCGGTGCAGGTCGAGGCCGAGGAGCTCGAGCTCGGCTGCAGCGACGGCATCTATGAGAAGATCGATTGGAGCAAGCTCGGCGGCAAGGACGGCTTCATCCCGGCCGGCGTCAGCGATTGCGGCGTCGGCGCCATCGTGTGGTCGACCGGCATGGCGTTCGACGGCGACAAGATCAAGGACGGGCCGAAGACCTGGGCGGACTTCTGGGACACGGCGAAGTTTCCTGGCAAGCGCGGCCTGCGCAAGGGCGCCAAATACACGCTCGAATTCGCGCTGATGGCCGATGGCGTGCCGGCCGCCGAGGTCTACAAGGTGCTGAAGACGCCCGAAGGCGTCGAGCGCGCCTTCAAGAAGCTCGACGCGCTCAAGGCCGACATCGTCTGGTGGGAGGCCGGCGCCCAGCCGCTGCAGCTGCTGTCGTCCGGCCAGGTGGCGATGACCTCGGTCTATAACGGCCGCATCAGCGCCATCAACCGCACCGAGGGCAAGCATTTCGGCTTCGTGTTTCCGGGCAGCATCTACGCCGTCGACAGCTGGGTCGTGCTGAAGGGCTCGCCGAACAAGGACGCGGCGATGAACTTCATCGCCTTCGCGAGCCAGGCGGAGAACCAGGCCAAGCTGCCGGAATACATCGCCTACGGCCTGCCGAGCATCGCGGCTGCGAAGCTCGTGCCGGAGAAATATGCCGGGGAGCTGCCGACAACGCCGGACAATCTGAAGCAGGCGATTGCGCTCGACGTCGGGTTCTGGACCGACAATTCGGAAGCGCTGTCGAAGCGCTTCAACGCCTGGCTCGCGCGCTGA
- a CDS encoding ABC transporter ATP-binding protein, translated as MDTPFISFRQVVKRFAALTVVDHLDLDIARGEFIALLGPSGSGKTTLLMMLAGFEQPTGGTIHVDGVRVDGLPPHKRNMGVVFQNYALFPHMSVRDNVAFPLKMRGTPKAEIAKRVARVLDMVKLAAMAERKPAQLSGGQQQRVALARALVFEPQVVLMDEPLGALDKKLREQMQLDIRDLHRRLGLTIVFVTHDQDEALTMSDRIAVFNHGRIEQIGRPREIYELPRTPFVAEFIGETNLLACTVQEQAGEAVRLTTESGLSLSAHTGAGRIDGQEVQVSIRPEAIRINDHAAATANRLTARIMDAVYFGDHMRLVATVGAQRLIVKGDRTSEAAEVGSEVALSFAASDVWVVGSCNQPSSNA; from the coding sequence ATGGACACCCCCTTCATTTCGTTCCGGCAGGTGGTCAAGCGCTTCGCGGCGCTGACCGTGGTCGATCATCTCGACCTCGACATCGCGCGCGGCGAGTTCATCGCCCTGCTCGGGCCCTCCGGCTCGGGCAAGACGACGCTGTTGATGATGCTGGCCGGCTTCGAGCAGCCGACCGGCGGCACCATCCATGTCGACGGCGTCAGGGTCGACGGGCTGCCGCCGCATAAGCGCAACATGGGCGTGGTGTTCCAGAACTACGCGCTGTTCCCGCATATGAGCGTGCGCGACAACGTCGCCTTTCCGCTGAAGATGCGCGGCACGCCCAAGGCCGAGATCGCCAAGCGCGTCGCCCGCGTGCTCGACATGGTCAAGCTCGCCGCCATGGCCGAGCGCAAGCCTGCGCAGCTCTCGGGCGGCCAGCAGCAGCGGGTGGCGCTGGCGCGCGCGCTGGTGTTCGAGCCGCAGGTCGTGCTGATGGACGAGCCGCTCGGCGCGCTCGACAAGAAGCTGCGCGAGCAGATGCAGCTCGACATCCGCGACCTGCACCGCCGGCTCGGCCTCACCATCGTGTTCGTGACGCACGACCAGGACGAGGCGCTGACGATGTCGGACCGCATCGCAGTGTTCAACCACGGCCGGATCGAGCAGATCGGCCGGCCGCGCGAGATCTACGAGCTGCCGCGCACGCCGTTCGTCGCCGAGTTCATCGGTGAGACCAATTTATTGGCTTGCACCGTTCAGGAGCAGGCCGGCGAGGCGGTGCGCCTGACCACGGAATCCGGCCTGTCGCTGTCGGCCCATACCGGCGCCGGCCGCATCGATGGCCAGGAGGTCCAGGTCTCGATTCGCCCCGAGGCGATCCGGATCAACGATCACGCCGCGGCGACGGCGAACCGGCTCACGGCGCGGATCATGGACGCGGTGTATTTTGGCGATCACATGCGCCTCGTGGCGACGGTCGGCGCGCAGCGCCTGATCGTCAAGGGCGACCGAACGAGTGAGGCGGCCGAGGTCGGCAGCGAGGTCGCGCTGTCGTTCGCGGCGTCGGATGTCTGGGTGGTGGGATCATGCAACCAGCCCTCCTCCAACGCCTGA
- a CDS encoding ABC transporter permease yields the protein MLAFFVVPLVTMMKSAVSDPVATEALPRTAKALARWNRAGVPPAPSQAALVDDIRSVSNDEQFGDLVRRLNSAQSGFRSLLGKTRRALDGTSGAVDLAALDSRWSESTYWSTIAEAVASPWTDKNLLAAVDLERNAAGSISAMPEGASANRLIMIRTFVTSALVTLACILIGLPFAMVAASVEGWRRQILLGAVLLPLWTSLLVRTAAWYVVLQDNGLINATLKGLGLTSAPIPLMFNRLGVVIAMTHVLLPFMVLPIFSVLIAIPRNLMPAAASLGAHPLRAFVHVLLPLSMRGVVSGALLVFMAALGYYITPALIGGANDQMISSVIAYYATAAANWGMAGALGLVLLAMTILLYAVYIRLTSAEEQRA from the coding sequence ATGCTGGCGTTCTTCGTCGTGCCGCTGGTGACGATGATGAAGTCGGCAGTGTCAGATCCGGTCGCGACCGAGGCCCTGCCCCGCACCGCCAAGGCGTTGGCGCGCTGGAACCGCGCGGGTGTTCCCCCTGCGCCATCGCAGGCGGCGCTGGTCGACGACATCCGCAGCGTCAGCAATGACGAGCAGTTCGGTGATCTCGTGCGCCGGCTGAACAGCGCGCAATCCGGCTTCCGCAGCCTGCTCGGCAAGACCCGCCGCGCGCTCGACGGCACCTCGGGCGCGGTCGATCTCGCCGCACTCGACTCGCGCTGGAGCGAGAGCACCTATTGGTCGACCATCGCCGAGGCCGTGGCCTCGCCCTGGACCGACAAGAACCTGCTCGCCGCCGTCGACCTCGAGCGCAACGCGGCAGGCAGCATCAGCGCGATGCCGGAGGGCGCCTCGGCCAACCGGCTAATCATGATCCGCACCTTCGTGACCTCGGCACTGGTGACGCTGGCCTGCATCCTGATCGGCCTGCCCTTCGCGATGGTCGCAGCCTCGGTCGAAGGCTGGCGCCGGCAGATCCTGCTCGGCGCCGTGCTGCTGCCGCTGTGGACCTCGCTGCTGGTGCGCACAGCGGCGTGGTATGTCGTGCTGCAGGACAACGGCCTGATCAATGCGACCTTGAAAGGGCTCGGTCTCACGTCGGCGCCGATCCCGCTGATGTTCAACCGGCTCGGCGTCGTCATCGCGATGACCCATGTGCTGCTGCCGTTCATGGTGCTGCCGATCTTCAGCGTGCTGATCGCGATCCCCCGCAATTTGATGCCGGCGGCGGCCTCGCTCGGCGCCCATCCGCTGCGCGCGTTCGTCCACGTGCTGCTGCCGCTGTCGATGCGCGGCGTCGTCTCCGGCGCGCTGCTCGTGTTCATGGCCGCCCTCGGCTACTACATCACGCCGGCGCTGATCGGCGGCGCCAACGACCAGATGATCTCTTCCGTCATCGCCTACTATGCCACGGCCGCCGCGAACTGGGGCATGGCCGGCGCGCTCGGCCTCGTGCTGCTGGCGATGACCATCCTGCTCTATGCCGTCTATATCCGGCTGACCTCGGCCGAGGAGCAGCGCGCATGA
- a CDS encoding ABC transporter permease: protein MKLLPLVKLSFAILVVAFLLGPLVAVLPLSLTDSVFLNYPIPGYSTRWFRELVTADSWRLSIVNSLLIGSGTTALATVLGTLAALGLRGKRASLLVSTLRTVFLLPMVVPAVVLGVGMQLMFSRYGLTNTYLGVIIAHTVVAVPFVLVNVSSALQGVDVQLERAAASLGASPAVVLRSVTFPIALPGIISGALFAFATSLDEVVLTLFVAGPNQRTLARQMFATIRENISPAIVSAAAVFIVGTIVLSLAMLAIRRRMS from the coding sequence ATGAAGCTGCTGCCGCTCGTCAAGCTCTCGTTCGCGATCCTGGTGGTGGCGTTCCTGCTCGGCCCCCTTGTCGCCGTGCTGCCGCTGTCGCTGACCGACAGCGTGTTCCTGAACTATCCGATTCCAGGCTATTCGACGCGTTGGTTCCGCGAACTGGTCACCGCGGATTCCTGGCGGCTGTCGATCGTCAACAGCCTGCTGATCGGCTCGGGCACCACGGCGCTTGCGACCGTGCTGGGCACGCTGGCCGCGCTCGGCCTGCGCGGCAAGCGCGCCTCGCTGCTGGTCTCGACCTTGCGGACCGTGTTCCTGCTGCCGATGGTGGTGCCGGCCGTCGTGCTCGGCGTCGGCATGCAGCTGATGTTTTCGCGCTACGGGCTCACCAACACCTATCTCGGCGTCATCATCGCGCACACCGTCGTGGCGGTCCCGTTCGTGCTGGTCAACGTCTCCTCCGCACTGCAGGGCGTCGATGTCCAGCTCGAGCGCGCCGCCGCGAGCCTCGGCGCTTCGCCGGCTGTGGTGCTGCGCTCGGTGACGTTCCCGATCGCGCTGCCCGGCATCATCTCCGGCGCCCTGTTCGCTTTCGCGACCTCGCTCGATGAGGTCGTGCTGACCCTGTTCGTCGCCGGCCCCAATCAGCGCACCTTGGCGCGGCAGATGTTCGCGACCATCCGCGAGAACATCAGCCCCGCGATCGTGTCAGCGGCGGCGGTGTTCATCGTCGGCACCATCGTGCTGTCGCTCGCGATGCTCGCGATCCGGCGAAGGATGTCGTGA
- a CDS encoding NAD-dependent epimerase/dehydratase family protein, with the protein MTTKRVVFTGGTGKAGRHVLPHLKSKGYELLNVDLKPFDHPGINTLIADLTDSGQAFNALTTHYGFGGFNAGRPAQAPDAVVHFAAIPRVLIEPDNETFRVNTISTYNVIEAAAKLGVRKIVIASSETTYGVCFAEGDKDFRSFPLEEDYDTDPMDSYGLSKVVNEKTARAFAMRYGIDIYALRIGNVIEPHEYDMFPRFLADPLSRKRNAWSYIDARDLGEIVHLAIEKDRLGFQVFNAVNDTVTATIPTRELLRRYCPDVPVTRELGDNEAPLSNRKAREVLGFKEAHDWRKYVMAG; encoded by the coding sequence ATGACAACAAAACGCGTGGTGTTCACAGGGGGAACCGGCAAGGCGGGCAGGCACGTGCTGCCGCATCTCAAGAGCAAGGGCTACGAGCTGCTCAACGTCGACCTCAAGCCGTTCGATCATCCGGGGATCAACACCCTGATCGCCGATCTGACGGATAGCGGCCAGGCTTTCAACGCCCTGACCACGCATTATGGCTTCGGCGGCTTCAATGCCGGCCGGCCGGCGCAGGCGCCGGATGCCGTGGTGCATTTCGCTGCGATCCCGCGGGTGCTGATCGAGCCCGACAACGAGACCTTTCGGGTCAACACCATCAGCACATACAACGTCATCGAGGCCGCAGCGAAGCTCGGGGTGCGCAAGATCGTGATCGCCTCCAGCGAGACTACCTATGGCGTCTGCTTTGCGGAGGGCGACAAGGATTTCAGGAGCTTCCCGCTCGAGGAGGACTACGACACCGATCCGATGGACTCCTACGGCCTGTCCAAGGTCGTGAACGAAAAGACCGCGCGCGCCTTCGCCATGCGCTATGGCATCGACATCTACGCATTGCGCATCGGCAATGTCATCGAGCCGCATGAATACGACATGTTCCCGCGCTTCCTCGCCGATCCCTTGTCGCGCAAGCGCAATGCCTGGTCCTATATCGACGCCCGCGACCTCGGCGAGATCGTGCATCTGGCGATCGAGAAGGACAGGCTCGGCTTCCAGGTCTTCAACGCCGTCAACGATACGGTCACGGCCACCATCCCGACGCGCGAGCTGCTGCGCCGTTATTGCCCTGACGTGCCGGTGACCCGCGAGCTCGGCGACAACGAGGCGCCGCTGTCGAACCGCAAGGCACGCGAGGTGCTGGGATTCAAGGAGGCGCACGACTGGCGGAAATATGTGATGGCGGGATAG
- a CDS encoding cupin domain-containing protein encodes MKCLRIYATPDGESHFGEVEIPMTAKVTVAPGAKPFQVSKRYLASSMEFTQIPAGMRQVDWHTVPARILTVRLTGAVDYETSDGEVRHVSAGEFVLVEDTHGKGHLSRHSPDEQTVLWIRLPDGLDIPPA; translated from the coding sequence GTGAAGTGTCTTCGGATCTACGCGACCCCGGACGGCGAATCCCACTTCGGTGAAGTGGAAATCCCGATGACGGCAAAAGTGACCGTCGCGCCCGGCGCCAAGCCGTTTCAGGTGTCCAAGCGCTATCTCGCGTCGAGCATGGAGTTCACCCAGATCCCCGCCGGGATGCGGCAGGTCGATTGGCACACCGTTCCGGCGCGGATATTGACCGTCAGACTGACCGGTGCGGTCGACTACGAGACGAGTGACGGCGAGGTGCGGCATGTCTCCGCCGGCGAGTTCGTGTTGGTGGAGGACACGCACGGCAAGGGCCATCTGTCCCGTCACTCCCCGGACGAGCAGACAGTTCTGTGGATCAGGCTGCCCGACGGCTTGGATATTCCGCCCGCATAG
- a CDS encoding GNAT family N-acetyltransferase — translation MSSLPLRADATIRRLRADDAAPFKAIRLEALTINPESLGSTFELENGLDVGWFAGRLEDSHTIGAFRGGELVGTVGFVVQQGPKNSHKGRMFGMYVRPGSRQLGLGRLLLNTLLDAAREQVELIQLIVVSDNLPARRLYESVGFLEFGLELKGLKYGDRYYDQVHMALDFRPATDIA, via the coding sequence ATGAGCAGCCTGCCCCTACGCGCCGATGCGACGATCCGACGCCTGAGGGCTGACGATGCGGCGCCCTTCAAGGCCATTCGCTTGGAGGCCCTGACGATCAACCCGGAATCGCTGGGCAGCACCTTCGAGCTGGAGAACGGACTGGACGTGGGATGGTTCGCTGGCCGCCTCGAGGACTCGCACACGATCGGCGCATTTCGAGGCGGCGAGCTCGTCGGGACCGTCGGCTTCGTCGTCCAGCAAGGGCCGAAAAATTCCCACAAGGGCCGGATGTTCGGCATGTACGTGCGACCGGGCTCGCGGCAGCTCGGGCTCGGGCGGCTGTTGTTGAATACTCTCCTGGACGCGGCCCGCGAGCAGGTCGAGCTGATTCAGCTGATCGTCGTCAGCGACAATCTGCCCGCCCGCAGGCTTTATGAAAGCGTCGGCTTTCTGGAATTCGGCCTGGAGCTGAAAGGCTTGAAATACGGCGATCGGTACTATGACCAGGTGCATATGGCGCTCGACTTCCGTCCTGCGACGGACATCGCCTGA
- a CDS encoding TetR/AcrR family transcriptional regulator, which yields MGIAERKGRERAEREQRIVAAARAIAEREGWGAVTIRRLAEEIEYSQPVLYSHFANRDAIVAAVAVDGFKQITVALREAAGEAIGRQNALRSVATAYLAFGLRRPALYEAMFVLPTNLRFAEAETRPELQAAFEALAAVVSPFCADVAVATETFWAALHGLTELERSGRIRPAARDERIARVVGAVVGGGRKPAARG from the coding sequence TTGGGCATCGCGGAGCGGAAGGGGAGGGAACGGGCCGAGCGCGAGCAGCGCATTGTCGCGGCCGCGCGGGCGATCGCCGAGCGCGAAGGATGGGGCGCCGTGACGATCCGGCGCCTGGCCGAGGAGATCGAATACAGCCAGCCGGTGCTCTATTCGCATTTCGCCAACCGGGACGCGATCGTGGCCGCCGTTGCCGTCGACGGCTTCAAGCAGATCACCGTTGCGCTTCGGGAGGCGGCCGGTGAAGCGATTGGACGACAAAACGCGCTCAGGAGTGTCGCCACTGCCTATCTCGCCTTCGGGCTTCGTCGTCCTGCCTTGTACGAGGCGATGTTCGTGCTGCCGACGAACTTGCGGTTCGCCGAGGCTGAAACGAGACCGGAGCTGCAGGCCGCGTTCGAGGCCCTTGCGGCGGTCGTCTCGCCGTTCTGCGCCGATGTCGCCGTCGCCACCGAGACGTTCTGGGCGGCGCTTCATGGGCTCACCGAGCTCGAACGCTCGGGCCGGATCAGGCCCGCGGCACGTGACGAGCGCATCGCCCGTGTCGTTGGCGCGGTTGTCGGGGGCGGACGCAAGCCGGCTGCCCGCGGCTGA
- a CDS encoding DUF4267 domain-containing protein: MHWFSLGLALLLAVAIIAIGLQYVARPFAATRSFGLPLPETGANIAWWLRLKGVRDIASGLTVLALMMWGTSSALGLVLLAEAVIPVGDMLVILAANGSKTSAFGMHGVTAVIMILAALPLVVGAA, translated from the coding sequence ATGCACTGGTTTTCGCTCGGACTCGCATTGCTGCTGGCTGTCGCGATCATCGCGATCGGCCTCCAATATGTGGCGCGCCCATTCGCTGCGACGCGCAGCTTCGGCCTGCCGCTGCCGGAGACCGGCGCCAACATCGCATGGTGGCTTCGGCTCAAGGGCGTGAGAGACATCGCCTCGGGTCTGACCGTGCTGGCGTTGATGATGTGGGGTACGTCGAGCGCGCTCGGCCTCGTTCTGCTCGCGGAAGCCGTCATTCCCGTCGGCGACATGCTGGTCATCCTTGCTGCCAACGGCTCCAAGACCAGCGCTTTCGGCATGCACGGCGTCACGGCCGTGATCATGATCCTGGCCGCCCTGCCCCTGGTCGTGGGAGCGGCCTGA
- a CDS encoding DoxX family protein, which yields MVHAVSIWLLAAAFFGAGLLNAVGTAGTRSDFARWGYPRWWGKLTGGLEIVTAALIALPAARSVGLTLAAAIIAAAVVTVLRHRDVLHLVPLGAFIVLIGVAAMP from the coding sequence ATGGTGCACGCTGTTTCCATCTGGCTGCTTGCCGCGGCCTTTTTCGGCGCGGGCCTGCTCAACGCGGTCGGCACGGCCGGGACGCGAAGCGATTTCGCCCGCTGGGGCTACCCGCGCTGGTGGGGCAAATTGACGGGCGGGCTGGAGATCGTCACCGCCGCCCTGATTGCGCTTCCCGCGGCTCGCAGCGTCGGCCTGACACTCGCGGCGGCGATCATCGCCGCTGCGGTGGTGACGGTTCTGCGCCACCGCGATGTCCTGCACCTCGTACCACTGGGCGCCTTCATCGTCCTGATCGGGGTTGCCGCCATGCCCTGA